The Cucumis melo cultivar AY chromosome 9, USDA_Cmelo_AY_1.0, whole genome shotgun sequence genome includes the window TTAGCATGACTCAAGCCATTACCTTTCTACAAGATTTCAAGCTTGGTCATTACATGAAGATCCCACCAAGAACGATGTTCATGGCTCAGGtaaattcttttatttccttcatGACAAATCATAAAAGAGAAGCACTTTCTAAATCTTGTTATTTTTTGGGTATTTAGGTTGTTGGAACCTTAATTGCCAGCCTTGTGTATTTGGGCACTGCCTGGTGGCTCTTGGAAACCATTCCCGACATTTGTAGTTCATCCCAATCCTTCTGGACTTGTCCCTCCGATAGGGTGTTCTATGATGCTTCGGTCATATGGGGGTTGATCGGTCCTCGCCGGATTTTTGGTGACCTTGGATACTACGCATCTGTAAATTGGTTCTTTCTTGTGGGTGCAATTGCTCCAGTTTTAGTATGGTTAGCTATCAAGGCATTTCCACAACATGAGTGGATTAAACTTATCAACATGCCTGTATTGATTGGGGCCACTGGGTATATGCCTCCAGCCACCGCTGTAAACTACATCACCTGGATCCTCATGGGCTTCCTTTCTGGCTTTGTAGTATATAGATATAAGCCAGAATGGTGGAGAAGACATAACTATGTTCTCTCTGGAGCATTGGATGCTGGTCTGGCTTTCATGGGAGTGTTATTGTACTTCACATTAGGGTTACAAGAGACCACCCTCGACTGGTGGGGGAACGACCTTGACGGTTGTCCACTGGCACAATGCCCAACCGCCCCTGGAATTGCTGTGGAAGGATGCCCCCTCTTTACTTGAAATTTAAGATTGAGAAAGACAATTCTTTACAAGGTTACACCGTTTCTCTTTGTGTATACTTGTACTTTGGTAGTTTGTCCATGAAATTGTTGGCTTTTGGATTCTTTTTGGTTCCTTATGTGATGAATTTTAGTGTAATTATAAGGTTCCATGCAGAATATTCTTTCAGATTTGGGTTGCATGAATTGTTGAAACATTTCAAAACAAATACAAATCAAGCTATATATTTTGTTGAAGATCAAATAACCACGAGatccaaaattttgacttcagTGTATAGATTAGACACATTGCTAATGGAAGATCTCCCAATGAAAAAGTTAATATTTGTCTTGTTCTATATGGCATCAAAGATTTCTATTTCCAAATATCaacatcaaaatcaaaatccaaCATATCCAATTCCTTCCCAAAAGAATAACTTTGTTTCTACAGCAAATGTTTTCGAATTTGAAGAATGAGGGAGGACTCACAAAGTCATAAAAACAGTAAGCCTTGAACTCAAATTAACACACTATTCTCCGAATCAAAGCTACGAGCTACGTAAATGTATACATAGATCTCAATTTTTCTACAGCTTCAATGCATTTTTTGCCATAGTAAGAGCCCCGTCGTATGTTTGATTGCCACCAATAAATCCACTCATATGAACAAACACACAACCAGGTATCCCAGACTCTTTTGAGAGTTCCTCATCCCTTAAACCTCGCCATTGGGCAGGAAGAGGTTTACGACTCTCAAATCTGTCGGGAGATACAGCCACTGCCTGCACGCGCCAATGTTTGCTTCTATCGTCCTGAACATCACAACATATTAGAATGAGAAATAATAAAACGTATTCCGATAGTTTTGATTTGTTCTAAATGTTGAAAGTTATACATACTTGATAGAGCACATATTTGATCGAATTTTCAATCTTTAACTCCGCTTCGAGCTCAAATAGATGAAGTTTCCACTgttggaaaaaaagaagattacACAAGCTCTTCATAGAGTAAATTGGTATATGCAAATTGATTTAGAGAACAGAAATTTTTAGTTAATATCCAAAGCATAAAAAAGATTTGCTCATTGCAAAGTGCATATTTGCTTACAAGTACATTCATCAGAAATTGAAACGAATACAAAAACAGATCAGCAGAAACATTCATAACCAAATGACTCCAAAAACAATAGGTGAACGAAGAAAACAAGGGTTAAACGCAAAAGATCGAGTGCTTACAGGGCAAAATGTTGTCATAACCATTATTTCTCCACTAGGATCAATATCATGTCTTCCTGCAAGAGATCCCATCACGATTGACCGTGCTGGTAGCCATGATTTTGCATGAAATCGAACACTCTGAAATTAAGCAAGAGTTAGGAAGTCAATGGAGCACTAAAAATTTAAGGAATATAGAAAATGTGTCATGCCTAGATTCCTAGTTTTAAAAGATCATTTCATATTAGCTGATTTTGAGAAACCTCACATCTAAGAACTCGCTGCCGGCCAGGGCCATTGCTTTCTCGAAGGCCTTATTCTCATTCTCAGATGATTGATCAGGGTCTATCCAGTCCAGATTCAATCTCCCCACCCTTGAAGATAGGTGTGTATTATTCACATATTTCGGTGGCTTGTCCGTATCATACTGATTAATCCCATTATCTACAGCATCAATCGCCTGACAAGATGAACAAGTGTCAAAAGCTAAGAAATAAACTAACTCGAGCTGAAAAACCTTGAGGTTACAGTTTCTGTGATGAACGAGACTAATTCAAGCATTAGTCTGTTTTTATTTCATCAACGAAAAGTGttgttttcatttaaaaaaaacaacagaAACAAGACAAAAGAATCAATCAATGAATCGAATACCGACCTCCATGAAACTTTTGTAAATGGCCAAAAATAGCCGGTGCACATCTGGGTGGCCTTCATCAACTTGAAGTTCCTTCGCTATAATCTCTTTTCCAAAATGCTGAAGCAAAACAACAAGACCAAAAACAATGATAACAACTGATTTCTACGTAGTTTAGCAAGATAAAGTAAAGTAAACAAAGAATTGACTACAATATTTAGTGAAGTGGAAGTAAAAGAGAAAACTTGCAACTATAATCATAACCTCTGTCAATTAATTACCTACCTTATAAACAAGACCAGCGCTGCTAAGCTTAGTGGAGAAACCATGACCAAAAACCTCTTCAAACCCCTTTTGATGATGATCATATCGATCATGACTTGGATCATAAACACCCCCAACGTCAAGGACAGCGTCAAGACCTTGTAATACCTACCACACGATATACAACTCAATCAGGAACGCAAAATCCAGAGTCCCAGaccaaggaaaaaaaaacacaaaacgATGAAGACCCAGTTCAAAATATTCAATTCTCTCACAAAAATCCCAAACTTTAAATTCAAACTCTAGCAAATTAGTTCAAATATGAAGCAAAAAACAGTATTGTTAAAACCCAACTACAACTCAATTTTCCTATTCATTCAACAAGATTTGGAATGGGCCAAACGCAAACCTGGGGATCACGGGTTCGAACAATTTGAGCATTAGAGAACTTATCCGTCAAGCGAATCATGAAGCAACCAAGCGCTTCATCACAATGGAAGCTCCCATGGTGAGTTCCGACTCGTTTTACGGGAATAGAATCAGAAGGAGAAGCAGGGGAAAGAGAAGCGAGGGGAGAAGAAGCCATGAAAGTGCGTAGAAAGAAAAACTTAGGGAAGGGGAGGAATTGGCTGCGGTTAAACCCTAAACCTCTACAAAGACTGACCATGTCCAATGAAATTCTTGAATACTAATGGGGTTTGTGTTTGAAGTTGGAAGTTTGGTCTTTTGAGCTTCCTTGTGGACATTGAAACTCGATTATGGCAGTTCCAAGAGAAGGGTCGGTCTGGCTTCTATCGTGGGCTTCCTTCCATAATCAAATGGCTAGGGCTGAGCCCATTGTTGTTCTGCTCCATTCTTAGGGTTTAACCAAAAAATATGCAACTTTGGCATAGTTGATTGTAAATTAGGGAAACAAAAATTTCACTAGGGACCAAAATGGCAATTTTGGATATAACTCAACTCTATGTGTTTGATGCCAACGTGAATATACATGTCAACCAACACTTTTTTAATACAGTTATGAAATGAGTGATTGAACTTCTGACTTTTAAGATCGAAGATTATGTTAATACTATTGAACCAAACTCTCTTTGACATACATTGACcaatataaaatgaaatatgaaaGACTATAATATTGTTACAAGAAGTTGGTAATCCAAATGGACCTTCTATTTTCACTCGTGgtcaaatgaaagaaaatagaaaatgagTTATGATCGGTAACAAATTAGTTGTCGTAGTTGGCAAATTTTTCATgtgtataaataatttttttagtatTACAAGTACAAAATGAATAATTGAACCTTCGAACTTTAGAGAGGAAGAGCATAACAATTAGCATCGAACTAAACTCATTTTGGTTTCAGGTGAGTTGTTATACATTTTATTTGGGTTAATTTCATAATTGTATTATATTTATGATCTTTTAGTTCTTTTGTTAGATACGTTATTAGTTTGAACATAGCAACACATGCAAATACTACAAAAGGAAAAAGATCAGATGATCGATTAATGctcttttaaaaatttgtttgaaatgtTATTTTTCTCTCTGTATTTAgatataaatatacatttttccAGATCAGAATTTAGTAttattttaacttaaaaatatacattttaaaaacgAAGGGCAAGAGAAACAGTGACATTTCATTgataaattaaatgaaaaaaccCACCAATAGAAACAATGACAGAGGTTGATGCACAACACTAGTCCTACTTGTGGGGTAAGTTAAGGCCTATGCATAACGCTTCTCTcatttcaataataaacttatgTTTCTGATAAAAGAGAAGTAAAATAATAGCATTCAGCAACCTCAGCTTAGCAATACAACTCCAGCAGTTCTAAGAATACTCAAGGTCCCATGAAAATGGTAGCAACTGACTCGAGATTTGAAGGGAAAAGTAATGTTAATGCTACAACTTTGATTTTCTGTATCCTCCAATTTTAGTATACCACAAGCAGAGTAAAGTTAGAACATATAACCTAATGCTTTCTCCTTTGATCATCATCCCATTCTTCATTTATTTGTTCATGATCTGTCTCTTTAGAATCTCCCAATCTACTGATCTTATCTCGAAATCGTTCTTCTGCTGACGGCAGCTTCCTGTCCTCTTTCTTTTCGCTCTTGAATATAGAGTAAGATCACTCAGATTACAGATTATAAGATCGGACGAGGAATTATGTACAAACATATAGAGATCACCTTTGTCTATGTAATACATGGTTTACCTCTTTGTATGATCCTTGGGATCCCTTGAATTGGTCTCTCCCTTTCTTGGTTGAAGAAATTTGCTTTGAAGCTTTCCCAAATATTTGCAAAGGTTGAATATCTCCATTTGTAATGCTCGCTTCAAGCTACAAGTAAACACCAAGTTGTGATCACAAAAAACACAAATTATACCGCCACACAATTTCATTATTGGAGAATAGGTTGGTGTTCAAAAATGGGATATCTTGTAAAACCTCTGGTGAATAGAACAAAGTATAAGTAAGAAACTTCTCGAGTACCTGGATGTGAATAATGCAGAGAAGTATACTGACAATAGGAAGCCAGCTCTCTTCGGGTGACAACGATAAGTTTGACCTAATAGTGCAATGCATAATCATGGTAAGAAGAATATACTGAAGTTTGTGCATACTACATACACATGAACAGAATCCGTTCTTTACATTTATTGTTAACCATGGCTATAGTCTCAAACACACATAATAATCTACTTTAGCTCAAACATATTAACACAACTAAGAGTTGAACCAAAAACTTCATAAAACAATCGTTCTTTGAGTTCAACATTTGCAGAGTGAGGATTAAACTATCCACGTTTGGGATGGTAATCAATGCCTAATGAATCGAAGGAGCTATGCTCCCATTGACGTAAAACAAATTGTTACAGAAAAGCCTCATTAACAAGACACCCATTAATAAGAAATGAAATGTTGTTCATAACCTCTTGTCCATTAAATTTTGATAAGCACACTACTGAACCTCATCTTGTGACTTCTTAAGAAATCACATAAAACTTCTATAATCTGTCTCCACATTCTCCTATTCCCATAGCTGATTACTCGTTTTCCTCTACTTTGAGTTCCAGAAATGTAAACAACTAGCTCAACGACACAGCTAGAAAGTAACTCAGAATTACACAATTCAATGGAACAAAAACAAGAAGAATCCAAGAATTGAAAATGACCTTAAGTAAGGAGCCAAATACACGATTGCATACACAGCATAAAGTCTTCTTCCAGAATCAAGCCAAGCGAAAACCCAACTCTATccaaataataaaagaagaagataaaataaattctgtacaaagaaaaaacatattgaaccgcaaaaaaaaaaaaaaaaaaaaaaaatcagaaataTATATACCAGCCAATTGAAGTAAGGAATAAAGCTAATGATGCCCATGACAGCAAGCCTAGTATCGGTGGAATCAATGACGGCATCGCTCTCATCATCGGAAGCACGATCAGCTGCCGGAACAACAAGAGAAGTGAGAAAACAGGCACCGATTGCAATGGCGAAAGGTGCATCGTTACCCAATTCTGCCCTACAAATCCCATTACCGAACCTGGTCTGCGATCAAAGTGAGGTAACTTCTTTCACTTGGAAGAGGAATCGGAGTTATCAGAAAGAGAGGAATAAAGGGTATTAAGCAAAATTTTACCTGATTGGAAGGTGGTTTGAGGAAAGGATTTAAGGGTTTGAGATTGGAGAGTGATGGGGAGAATGTGGAAGAGGGTTTGAAGAGACGAAGATCCTTgaaggaagatgatgaataatAAGTAGAAGCCAGAGTGATCATTGGCGTTAAAATTGATATGAATCAGTCAGAAGAGAAAGGGAAAAAGGAGAGATTTAGAGAGTTTTTGAACAAAAAATCATAACTTGAGAACGAAGAAGACCAGTAGAACTGTTCTTGGCATGTGTGCCAATTTCCTTTTTCGCCATTGTTGCCTtggcttttcttcttttctatctaATTTAAACTCCAATTTGGTATTTATAGAAAGTGGATTTTTTTCCCTAAGTTTTCATTACGAAAAATTGTAAGGTCTCTTCTATTCtcccttttccttttatcttaTATGGTTTTTGAAACTTCTTGTTTTGTATGATGTAATCTTTTAGTTTAGTCATTTGTCTAGTAAAAAAGAACTAAGAATGTGTTAGACACGATGGTAAGAAGAGTTGAGGAGGTTACTCCTTGCATCGAAAATATTAATTAGATGTTCATATCGAAAATTGTTGATATGAAATTGTTCTGGGAATTCATTAGATAATGATTCCATCATACTTAACAGAAACAATCTAGTGAatgatttgaaaaataaattagtcaAATGATGTCACAAAAACTAGACTTCTATATAAATGAAAGAGTAACTAAAACATTCAAAAGAAGGGAAACCAATTGACCCATCAGGGTGAGAGGCTTCAACCTTTCATATGAAGGGATAAAAAAGGAGTTCTCCTACGTAGCCATCCCAATCTCTCTAATTTTGAGACACAGGCACGTTTGAATGTGAGAGATGGGTGAATGAAAGCGGAAGTCCTAAATAAATGCCCAAAATCTTAAAGGATTGACACGACATAGATTTCAATATAGATAATAAGATTTTCAAGACCAAGCGGATCCGccaaatttctcaaattttgaaTCTCTCTAGAATGATTGTTATCGAGTAAAGTATTGGAGTGTTGATGGTTAACATGTATGATCATATTTCAACACCATCATTTAAATATTCATacaatataaaaattttaatcattaaattaggatataaataaaatagactaataacaaaatctatagAAAACAACATAATAGCTAttagtttaaataattaaagcctcaaatttcattaattttaactttaacctCTTTCCTTGTTTCCCTCACATTTTGATGCTTTTCCTTtgtaaataaaaacaataaatttaaaatgaaaaattagaaAACTCAAAAGAAGCGATACTCAGCTCCGATTGTTTCTCCTTAACTTTTCTTTTGCCCTCTCTTAAACCCATTCACCGGCCACCCGCCGCCGCCACTCCCGCCGTTAAACTTCTCCGGCGGTCACACTTAATCCCCAGCGTTGTTATTCAAACCTTTCCTCTGTTTTCCATGGCGACTACGAGATTTTCCACTAACACTGAGTTCAATGGTTGTTTAGCTAATTTGAACATCCCTTATTCTCAGCCAAAATCGAGCCCCACCCAGATGTTTTTACGCTTTCATACTCCGAAATGTTTATCCGATGATGGGTCGATTCGGTTTTCAGTGAAACCGAAAGGATTTGGGAACATTGGAGTTGCTTCTTCTTTACCGAAGAGGAATTTTTGTGTGGAAGCGAAAGAAGGTCTTACTTATAAGGATG containing:
- the LOC103482855 gene encoding uncharacterized protein LOC103482855 isoform X2 — protein: MITLASTYYSSSSFKDLRLFKPSSTFSPSLSNLKPLNPFLKPPSNQTRFGNGICRAELGNDAPFAIAIGACFLTSLVVPAADRASDDESDAVIDSTDTRLAVMGIISFIPYFNWLSWVFAWLDSGRRLYAVYAIVYLAPYLRSNLSLSPEESWLPIVSILLCIIHIQLEASITNGDIQPLQIFGKASKQISSTKKGRDQFKGSQGSYKEVNHVLHRQRAKRKRTGSCRQQKNDFEIRSVDWEILKRQIMNK
- the LOC103482854 gene encoding uncharacterized protein LOC103482854 — protein: MVSLCRGLGFNRSQFLPFPKFFFLRTFMASSPLASLSPASPSDSIPVKRVGTHHGSFHCDEALGCFMIRLTDKFSNAQIVRTRDPQVLQGLDAVLDVGGVYDPSHDRYDHHQKGFEEVFGHGFSTKLSSAGLVYKHFGKEIIAKELQVDEGHPDVHRLFLAIYKSFMEAIDAVDNGINQYDTDKPPKYVNNTHLSSRVGRLNLDWIDPDQSSENENKAFEKAMALAGSEFLDSVRFHAKSWLPARSIVMGSLAGRHDIDPSGEIMVMTTFCPWKLHLFELEAELKIENSIKYVLYQDDRSKHWRVQAVAVSPDRFESRKPLPAQWRGLRDEELSKESGIPGCVFVHMSGFIGGNQTYDGALTMAKNALKL
- the LOC103482855 gene encoding uncharacterized protein LOC103482855 isoform X1, translated to MITLASTYYSSSSFKDLRLFKPSSTFSPSLSNLKPLNPFLKPPSNQTRFGNGICRAELGNDAPFAIAIGACFLTSLVVPAADRASDDESDAVIDSTDTRLAVMGIISFIPYFNWLSWVFAWLDSGRRLYAVYAIVYLAPYLRSNLSLSPEESWLPIVSILLCIIHIQLEASITNGDIQPLQIFGKASKQISSTKKGRDQFKGSQGSYKESEKKEDRKLPSAEERFRDKISRLGDSKETDHEQINEEWDDDQRRKH